A portion of the Gimesia chilikensis genome contains these proteins:
- a CDS encoding ATP-dependent helicase, whose amino-acid sequence MDFQQVLTPEQYAAVSHHQGPLLVLAGPGSGKTRVITHRIASLIQAGVPANQILGITFTNKASDEMGERVQQLIPGIRVEISTFHKFCVRILRRYGRAVGLDSNFSIFDTSDQQQLIRYVLNELDIDTVAYNPSTMAGMISRAKNDLITAERYAEAFQESIGDHLQAVAARVYPVYQRLLLESNAVDFDDLLLHVASLLKGSPELRATLDERYQYILVDEYQDTNLAQYQIVMGLSLNTRNLCVTGDPDQSIYGWRGAKIENILQFERDFPDCQTIRLEQNFRSTKEILRVADSLIVHNQRRKAKTLFTENPEGTPVELLTYNDERQEAEEIALHIRRAVDRGEFEYTDFAIFYRVNSLSRELELALARHKIPYQLAGSVAFYERTEVKDLLAYLKLINNPDDRVAFGRIVNKPLRGIGKTTQRKLIRWADEKGISLLEAAHQAADCSTLSKRAATMVARFAKMISGFSLADTGSVAQLMEVVIDSTRMIDSWKESPDEDDQQRIANVNELVSTARKYDQIFGDETTLEGFLEVSTLASATDQLDAESGQVTLMTLHAAKGLEYPVVFIIGVEQNLIPHERVLREELRDGLEEERRLFFVGITRAEQCLYLTQTRERSLRGRPWRTITSDFLKEIDVEVKDMTDFLGEHRSHFDDFVESVKRGEVDTEALKAATPQKKPLLMTGADLLKQTPEAAELPQGFSVGMRVRHPRYGVGTVMGISGFARKRMVTVLFDEMEEGQTFVAAHCPLQPLGLR is encoded by the coding sequence TTGGATTTTCAGCAGGTCCTCACGCCGGAACAATACGCTGCCGTCAGCCATCACCAGGGACCACTGCTGGTACTGGCTGGACCCGGTTCGGGAAAGACGCGCGTCATTACTCACCGGATTGCCTCGCTGATCCAGGCAGGCGTGCCCGCGAATCAGATACTGGGGATTACCTTTACCAATAAAGCCTCGGATGAAATGGGCGAACGGGTCCAGCAACTGATCCCCGGCATCCGCGTGGAGATCTCGACCTTCCATAAATTCTGCGTCCGCATTCTGAGACGCTACGGCAGAGCCGTTGGCCTTGACAGTAACTTCTCGATTTTTGACACGAGTGATCAGCAACAGTTAATTCGTTACGTGCTCAATGAACTGGACATCGACACGGTAGCCTACAATCCCTCGACGATGGCAGGCATGATCAGCCGTGCGAAGAACGACCTGATCACCGCAGAGCGATATGCGGAAGCGTTTCAGGAATCGATCGGCGATCACCTGCAGGCGGTGGCCGCACGGGTCTACCCCGTCTATCAGCGACTGCTGCTCGAATCGAACGCCGTCGATTTTGATGACCTGCTGCTGCACGTCGCCAGCCTGCTCAAAGGTTCGCCCGAACTGCGTGCCACGCTCGACGAACGTTATCAATATATTCTGGTAGACGAGTACCAGGACACCAACCTGGCACAATACCAGATCGTGATGGGACTCTCACTCAACACCCGCAATCTGTGCGTCACCGGCGATCCGGATCAGTCCATCTATGGCTGGCGTGGTGCTAAGATCGAAAACATTCTGCAGTTCGAACGCGACTTCCCGGACTGCCAGACAATTCGACTCGAACAGAACTTTCGCAGTACGAAAGAAATTCTCCGCGTCGCCGACAGTCTGATTGTGCACAACCAGCGACGAAAAGCCAAAACACTGTTCACCGAGAACCCGGAGGGAACGCCGGTCGAACTGCTCACCTATAACGACGAGCGACAGGAGGCGGAAGAGATCGCCCTGCATATCCGCCGCGCCGTCGACCGGGGTGAATTTGAATACACCGACTTCGCCATCTTTTACCGCGTGAACTCGCTCTCCCGCGAACTGGAGCTGGCGCTGGCCCGACATAAAATTCCTTACCAGCTCGCAGGTAGTGTCGCATTTTACGAACGGACCGAAGTCAAAGACCTGCTGGCGTATCTCAAGCTGATTAACAATCCAGATGACCGCGTGGCGTTTGGCCGGATCGTGAATAAGCCACTACGGGGGATCGGCAAAACCACACAGAGAAAACTCATCCGCTGGGCAGACGAGAAAGGAATCAGTCTGCTCGAAGCCGCGCACCAGGCCGCAGACTGTTCGACGCTGTCCAAGCGGGCCGCGACGATGGTTGCCCGGTTCGCTAAAATGATCTCCGGATTTTCACTGGCCGACACCGGATCTGTGGCCCAGCTGATGGAAGTGGTCATCGACAGTACCCGGATGATCGACAGCTGGAAAGAGAGTCCGGATGAAGACGATCAGCAGCGGATCGCTAACGTGAACGAACTGGTCTCCACGGCCCGAAAGTACGACCAGATCTTTGGTGACGAGACGACGCTGGAGGGGTTCCTTGAAGTCAGTACCCTCGCCAGCGCCACCGATCAGCTGGATGCGGAATCGGGACAGGTGACGCTGATGACGCTGCACGCCGCGAAAGGGCTGGAGTATCCGGTCGTCTTTATTATCGGCGTCGAACAGAATCTGATTCCTCACGAACGGGTGCTTCGCGAAGAGCTTCGTGATGGTCTGGAAGAGGAACGACGGCTGTTCTTTGTAGGTATCACCCGGGCCGAACAGTGTCTGTACCTGACACAGACACGCGAACGCTCACTGCGCGGGCGTCCCTGGCGGACGATCACCAGTGACTTCCTGAAAGAGATCGATGTCGAAGTCAAAGACATGACCGATTTCCTGGGAGAGCACCGCTCGCATTTTGATGATTTCGTCGAATCCGTTAAACGGGGTGAGGTCGACACCGAGGCACTGAAGGCGGCGACTCCCCAGAAAAAACCTCTGCTGATGACCGGGGCTGACCTGCTGAAGCAGACCCCCGAAGCAGCCGAACTCCCGCAGGGTTTCTCGGTCGGCATGCGGGTACGTCATCCGCGGTACGGAGTCGGTACCGTCATGGGCATCAGCGGTTTTGCCCGTAAACGCATGGTTACAGTCCTCTTCGACGAGATGGAAGAGGGTCAGACCTTCGTCGCCGCCCACTGTCCGCTACAACCGTTGGGACTGCGCTAA